AATGTCACGAAGCATTCTTCTAATAATTCGGACGTCAGCATCCGTGTCAACGTATACTTTTATATCCATTAAATCTAATAATCGTGGATCTTCTAAGATTAGTATTCCTTCTAAAATAATTACTTCTTTAGATTCAACAGATACTACTTGATCAGAACGAGTATGCTGTTTATAGTCATAAATTGGCTTATCAACAGCTTTATGTTGTAATAATTGATGCAGATGCTTAATTAAAAGATCATTATCAAATGCTAACGGATGATCATAGTTCGTTTCTAATCTTTCTTCAAAGGGTAGATGCGACTGATCCTTATAATAATAGTCTTGTTCAATAACTAAAATGGTCTTATCAGCAAAACGTTTGCAAATTGAACGCGTAACAGATGTCTTTCCAGAACCAGATCCACCGGCTACACCTATTACGATAGGCTTTTCATTACTCATGTGTTAACTATCCCCTTTATTATCATGTTGTTGTTTTTTTGTTGTTATTGCTATCCCATCGCCTATAGGTACAATTGTAGTATGATAAGCTGACATGTTAACTAACCATTCATTATAGGCACGAATCTTTGTTGCAATACGTTGTTGTCCTTTATTTTGGCTACTGTCAGTAGCAACCATTCCTTTGAATAAAACATTATCAGATATAATAATGCCATCTTCATTTAAAAATGGCGAATACAATTCGAAAAATCGTTGATATTGTCCTTTTGCTGCATCGATAAAAAGAAGATCAAACTTCCCTTTTACTTCTACTTCATTACTAATATCGAGCGCATCACCGAAAACTAAATCGATAGTGTCAGTATCACCATAGTTTGAAATATTACTAATAGCTTCTTGATATCTTAGTAGGTCTCGTTCTATTGTTACAATAGTAGTACTAGGATATGCACTTGCCATTTGTAAGGCAGAATAGCCAATAGCGGTGCCTATTTCAAGTATTTTTTTTGGCTTTTTCATTCGAATTATTTGTTTTAAAAAAGCAATACCAGTTGGTTCCATAATTGGAACGTGGTTAGCATTAGCATAAATCTCTAGCTCTTTTACCCAATTATCCTGTGATTCAATTAAACTGGATAAATATTCTTCCGTTTCCTTGTCCATTTAATTTAAATTCCACCTTTTCACGCTTAAAATAAGGAAATTAGGAGCGATTATCAAGTAATCACCCCCCAATCTCTTGCTATAAATCTCGATCTAAATGTTCTTTGGCTAATTCTTTGTGTCTTTCAAATGTTTCAGCATAATAAATTTCACCGTCTAGAGCAGCTACAAAGAATAAAAATTCTGTATCTTCAGGTTCTATAATTGCTTTTAATGAGTTTTCACTAAAATTAGAAATTGGTCCCACAGGTATCCCATCTATCCTGTAGGTATTATAAGGTGATTCAACTTCCAAGTCCTCAAGTAAAACTCGGTCTTTATGTGTACCTAATGCATACAAAACAGTTGGATCTGTTTGTAGCCTCATATCGTTTTCTAATCGATTATAAAATACACCTGCAATTTTCTTGCGATCCTCTTCTGTACGTGCTTCTTTCTCAACTAATGAAGCTAATGTAATAACTTCGTGCATCGAAAAATCTTCCATTTCATTGATCTGTGATTGATACGTTAATACTACTTGTTCCGTTTTTTCTAACATTGTTTTTATAATGTTGTCTATAGAAGGATCTTCTGTATAAAATGGATAAGTAGCTGCAAATAAATAACCTTCTAATGGGTAACGGATGTCTGTGTCTAATATTTCTTCCGATAAGATTGATGGATACGTTTGAATTAGCTGACTAATATAAGCTTCATCTTGCATTCTTTCAATAAATTCATCTCCATCAATACCAGCATTGTTCTCATATAATGCTGCAATTTCATCAATACTTTTACCTTCTGGTATGGTTACATTAATTACAGCCTCTTGCATTACATTACCGGTTTGTAATTTGTCTGTGACTTGAGCTAACGTCATGGATGGAGACAACTGGTATTCACCAGCTTGAAATTCCGCAGCATTGTTAAACTTTACGTAAAAACGATAAATAAAAGCATTACTAACAATACCCTCTTCTTCTAATATATTCGCTATTTGAGATGTGGATGATCCGAGTGGGATCTCAATGGTTTTTAAAGTTTCATCACTCGAGTCAACGGGTGCAAGCCCATCCCTCACATATATGTATCCAGATATACCTCCTACAACTAAGGCTATTGTCAGTAGTACAAGTATTGTTGCAACAATCTTTCTTACTAAACTAGCTTCTTGACATCTTTGAATAAAAAGCTCTCCACGTGATTTATAAGACTTCATTGATTCTTTATCATCTATGCTCTCTTGTGTGTGTTGGTTGTCTTCTTCTATATGTTTCTTTTTCTTTTCGTTATCAGATGTGGACATCTTTAAATCCTCCCTTCATCCGGTACATTATACTACAAAAAACAACACTATTTCCATTTTATTTTCAAATAAAGTTTATAACACACAAAAACAGAAGGAAGTTGTTCC
The nucleotide sequence above comes from Paraliobacillus zengyii. Encoded proteins:
- the udk gene encoding uridine kinase; this encodes MSNEKPIVIGVAGGSGSGKTSVTRSICKRFADKTILVIEQDYYYKDQSHLPFEERLETNYDHPLAFDNDLLIKHLHQLLQHKAVDKPIYDYKQHTRSDQVVSVESKEVIILEGILILEDPRLLDLMDIKVYVDTDADVRIIRRMLRDIKERGRTIDSVIDQYINVVRPMHLQFVEPTKRYADIIIPEGGENLVAIDLMATKIQTILARKMN
- a CDS encoding O-methyltransferase — its product is MDKETEEYLSSLIESQDNWVKELEIYANANHVPIMEPTGIAFLKQIIRMKKPKKILEIGTAIGYSALQMASAYPSTTIVTIERDLLRYQEAISNISNYGDTDTIDLVFGDALDISNEVEVKGKFDLLFIDAAKGQYQRFFELYSPFLNEDGIIISDNVLFKGMVATDSSQNKGQQRIATKIRAYNEWLVNMSAYHTTIVPIGDGIAITTKKQQHDNKGDS
- the mltG gene encoding endolytic transglycosylase MltG, which produces MSTSDNEKKKKHIEEDNQHTQESIDDKESMKSYKSRGELFIQRCQEASLVRKIVATILVLLTIALVVGGISGYIYVRDGLAPVDSSDETLKTIEIPLGSSTSQIANILEEEGIVSNAFIYRFYVKFNNAAEFQAGEYQLSPSMTLAQVTDKLQTGNVMQEAVINVTIPEGKSIDEIAALYENNAGIDGDEFIERMQDEAYISQLIQTYPSILSEEILDTDIRYPLEGYLFAATYPFYTEDPSIDNIIKTMLEKTEQVVLTYQSQINEMEDFSMHEVITLASLVEKEARTEEDRKKIAGVFYNRLENDMRLQTDPTVLYALGTHKDRVLLEDLEVESPYNTYRIDGIPVGPISNFSENSLKAIIEPEDTEFLFFVAALDGEIYYAETFERHKELAKEHLDRDL